A window of the Planococcus citri chromosome 4, ihPlaCitr1.1, whole genome shotgun sequence genome harbors these coding sequences:
- the LOC135844737 gene encoding cytokine receptor-like has product MFTMRLRSISNFWWLFMKLSLAIGWTSCVSSSNQKYVAGKGMISPPCMLPDPEAEADIVLEIGTPLEIFCTLELKDTNSWNRTSKDIRFKEGDRMVDNEHVTFVNSTTARLYVENLPVSVKKKIFYCMLSWSGSSGGNLTSNASDSSSKTSLTNEPETRMEQLICSNSVLIGSKPKKVVNFKCLGYNWEALDCWWHEPSNGIKTDYSIHYSIPKEAGKNEMFGCPTDQSEPGHCRWTKNTSPPYRENFEFVDIYINGNNQFGKITQMSRWHHYDHVVLAQPSNLTSLNATPHSVYLQWNIGSWNVSNIDLLYRVKYMQPSSKHWNVIYFHSKDVEKGDGLVKVNITGIKYPNMEYKFFVYVKLSSSKINSWSKAASALVKTSPCAPYRSPKTDTGGFEIYAERSNYRNMMIYWKQIPAEEHNGDNFEYQITVFENNVKVDIKPTSMNNVSAKFSNLTFNAYKFYIKSVNEIGSAPRSSIVHVPSKHDILDTPYVYGFRRFGDNVYEITVLSDLLNIESEHNQVKATNFTLFWCKSSHGDPYPCTNFYTWIHLPFDILWSNYAFKHNLTTEQNIGYQFAVSTNSLNSSSGMEWILCTGIYNQVNKIQTVWIGKVGSDFVDVRWKLECANHVEGFRGYNISYYSINENHQRDPVDPESSYYRYYAGTDTLNAEIFNLLPNTTYQISVAIFTVKLSGPPSEWVYARTQNRP; this is encoded by the coding sequence ATGTTTACCATGAGACTCCGGTCgattagcaatttttggtggCTTTTCATGAAACTCAGCCTGGCTATTGGATGGACCAGCTGTGTTTCGAGCTCGAATCAGAAATATGTCGCAGGTAAAGGAATGATCTCACCTCCATGCATGCTTCCAGATCCAGAGGCAGAAGCAGATATAGTTTTAGAGATAGGAACGCCTCTAGAAATCTTTTGTACGTTGGAATTGAAGGACACCAATTCCTGGAATCGTACCTCTAAAGACATAAGATTTAAAGAAGGAGATCGTATGGTTGACAACGAACACGTAACATTCGTAAATTCGACAACAGCCAGATTGTACGTGGAAAATTTACCTGTTAGTGTCAAAAAGAAGATTTTCTATTGCATGCTCAGCTGGAGCGGCAGCAGTGGTGGTAATCTAACATCTAACGCATCCGACAGCAGCTCAAAAACATCATTGACCAATGAGCCTGAAACTCGAATGGAACAGCTGATCTGTTCAAATTCTGTACTAATCGGTAGCAAACCAAAAAAAGTAGTCAACTTTAAATGTCTCGGTTACAATTGGGAAGCGTTGGACTGCTGGTGGCACGAGCCTAGTAACGGAATCAAGACAGATTATTCGATTCATTATTCCATTCCCAAAGAAGCtggtaaaaatgaaatgttcGGTTGTCCAACTGATCAGAGTGAACCTGGTCACTGTCGGTGGACTAAGAACACGTCTCCTCCTTATagagaaaatttcgagttcGTGGATATATACATTAATGGCAAtaatcaatttggaaaaattacccaaatgtCAAGATGGCATCATTACGATCACGTTGTTCTTGCGCAACCGAGTAATTTGACATCTTTGAATGCAACACCTCATAGTGTTTACCTGCAATGGAACATTGGTTCTTGGAACGTGTCCAATATAGATTTGCTTTATCGAGTCAAATATATGCAACCTTCCTCGAAGCATTGGAATGTAATCTACTTTCACTCAAAAGACGTAGAGAAAGGAGATGGTCTCGTAAAAGTCAATATAACCGGCATAAAATACCCGAATATGGAGTATAAGTTCTTTGTATACGTGAAATTATCCTCATCCAAAATAAATTCTTGGTCTAAAGCAGCTTCTGCGTTGGTAAAAACTAGCCCATGCGCGCCCTACCGGTCACCTAAAACTGACACCGGtggatttgaaatttatgcTGAACGTTCAAATTATAGAAACATGATGATTTATTGGAAGCAAATTCCCGCAGAAGAACACAATGGTGATAATTTCGAGTACCAGATAACTGTGtttgaaaataatgtcaaaGTCGATATTAAACCTACATCGATGAATAATGTTTCGGCCAAATTCTCTAATCTCACGTTCAACGCTTataaattttatataaaatcagTAAACGAGATTGGCTCAGCTCCTCGATCTTCCATCGTGCATGTACCCTCAAAACATGATATCTTGGATACACCTTACGTGTATGGTTTCAGACGTTTTGGAGACAATGTTTATGAAATTACAGTGTTATCAGATTTACTAAACATAGAATCCGAGCATAACCAGGTAAAAGCCACCAATTTTACATTATTCTGGTGCAAAAGTTCTCACGGTGACCCATATCCCTGTACTAACTTCTACACATGGATCCATCTACCATTTGATATACTCTGGAGCAACTATGCTTTTAAGCATAACTTGACCACCGAGCAGAACATTGGTTATCAATTCGCTGTCAGTACGAATTCACTGAATTCTAGCAGCGGCATGGAATGGATTTTATGCACTGGTATTTATAACcaggtaaataaaattcaaactgtTTGGATTGGAAAGGTTGGCTCGGATTTTGTAGACGTACGATGGAAGTTGGAATGCGCTAATCACGTTGAAGGTTTCCGAGGCTACAACATATCATATTATTCTATCAATGAGAATCACCAGCGAGACCCTGTCGATCCTGAGAGTTCATATTATAGATATTATGCTGGTACAGACACtttaaatgctgaaattttcaatttactgcCAAATACCACTTACCAAATTTCGGTTGCTATTTTCACAGTTAAATTATCAGGGCCTCCGAGCGAATGGGTGTATGCACGTACACAGAACCGACCATAG
- the LOC135843994 gene encoding cytokine receptor-like translates to MRLRSISNYWWLFMKLSLAIGLTSCVSSSNQKSVAGKGMISPPCMLPADPEAEADIVLEIGTPLEILCTLELKDTNSWNHTSKDLRFKEGDRMIDNEHVTFVNSTTARLYVENSRITVKKKIFYCMLSWSDSSRGGNLTFEATDSSLKTSSINETETRMEQLICSNSVLIGSKPKKAVNFKCLGYNWETLDCWWHEPSNGIKTDYSIHYSVPKEAGSDNGQVYACPTDQSEPGHCQWSKNTSPPYRENFEFVDFYINGNNKFGKITQMSKWHHYDHVVLAQPSNLTSFNATPHSVYLQWHTGSSNVSNIRVDLLYRVEYKQSSSKLWNVIYFHSKDVEKEDALVRVNLTGIKYPNMKYEFFVYVKLSLSKINPWSKAASLLVKTSPCAPYQSPKTDTGGFEIYAERSNYRNMMIYWKQIPAEEYNGDNFEYQITVFENDIKVDIKPISMNNFSAKFSNLSFNAYKFYIKSVNEIGSAPRSSIVHVPSKNDILHTPYVYNLIRFGDNVYEITVLSDLQNLDESEHYQVKATNFTLFWCKSSHGDPYPCTNFFTWIHLPVDILWSNYAFKYNLTTEQNIGYQFAVSTNSLNSSSGIEWILCTGIYKQVNKIQNVWIGKVGSNFVDVRWKLECANHVEGFQGYNISYYSISENHQQDNVNPAGDYLEYYAGTSKPNTEIFNLLPNTTYKISVAIFTAELLGPPSEWVYARTRNLP, encoded by the coding sequence ATGAGACTCCGGTCAATTAGCAATTATTGGTGGCTTTTCATGAAACTCAGCCTGGCTATTGGATTGACCAGCTGTGTTTCGAGCTCGAATCAGAAATCTGTCGCAGGTAAAGGAATGATCTCACCACCGTGCATGCTTCCAGCAGATCCAGAGGCAGAAGCAGATATAGTTTTAGAGATTGGAACGCCTCTAGAGATTCTTTGTACATTGGAGTTGAAAGACACCAATTCCTGGAATCATACATCTAAAGATTTAAGATTTAAAGAAGGAGATCGTATGATTGACAACGAACACGTGACATTCGTAAATTCGACAACAGCCAGATTATACGTGGAAAATTCACGTATTACTGTCAAAAAGAAGATTTTCTATTGCATGCTGAGCTGGAGCGACAGCAGCAGGGGTGGTAATCTGACATTTGAAGCAACCGACAGCAGCTTAAAAACATCATCCATCAATGAGACTGAAACTCGAATGGAACAGCTGATCTGTTCAAATTCTGTACTGATCGGTAGTAAACCAaaaaaagcagtaaattttAAATGTCTCGGTTACAATTGGGAAACGTTGGATTGTTGGTGGCACGAGCCTAGTAACGGAATCAAGACAGATTATTCGATACATTATTCCGTTCCCAAAGAAGCTGGTAGTGATAACGGTCAAGTGTATGCTTGTCCAACTGATCAGAGTGAACCTGGTCACTGTCAGTGGAGTAAGAACACGTCTCCTCCTTATagagaaaatttcgagttcGTGGATTTCTACATTAATGGCAataataaatttggaaaaataacccAAATGTCAAAATGGCATCATTACGATCACGTTGTTCTTGCGCAACCGAGTAATTTGACATCTTTCAATGCAACACCTCATAGCGTTTATCTGCAATGGCACACTGGTTCTTCGAATGTGTCCAACATACGAGTAGATTTGCTTTATCGAGTTGAATATAAACAGTCTTCTTCGAAGCTTTGGAATGTAATCTACTTTCACTCAAAAGACGTAGAGAAAGAAGATGCTCTCGTAAGAGTCAACTTAACCGGCATAAAGTACCCGAATATGAAGTATGAGTTCTTTGTATACGTGAAATTATCATTATCCAAAATAAATCCTTGGTCTAAAGCAGCTTCTTTGCTGGTGAAAACTAGCCCGTGCGCACCCTACCAGTCACCAAAAACTGACACCGGtggatttgaaatttatgcTGAACGTTCAAATTATCGAAACATGATGATTTATTGGAAGCAAATTCCCGCAGAAGAATACAATGGTGATAATTTCGAGTACCAAATAACTGTGTTTGAAAACGATATCAAAGTCGATATTAAACCTATttcgatgaataatttttcggcCAAATTCTCCAACCTCTCGTTCAACGCttataaattttatattaaatCAGTAAACGAGATTGGCTCAGCTCCTCGATCTTCCATCGTGCATGTAccctcaaaaaatgatatcttgCATACACCGTACGTGTATAATTTAATACGTTTTGGAGACAATGTTTATGAAATTACAGTGTTATCAGATTTACAAAACTTAGATGAATCCGAGCATTACCAGGTAAAAGCCACCAATTTTACATTATTCTGGTGCAAAAGTTCCCACGGTGACCCATATCCCTGTACTAACTTCTTCACATGGATCCATCTACCAGTTGATATATTGTGGAGCAATTACGCTTTCAAGTATAACTTGACCACCGAGCAGAACATTGGTTATCAATTCGCTGTCAGTACGAATTCACTGAATTCTAGCAGCGGCATAGAATGGATTCTATGCACTGGTATTTATAAGcaggtaaataaaattcaaaatgtttggaTTGGAAAGGTTGGCTCGAATTTTGTAGACGTACGATGGAAGTTAGAATGCGCTAATCACGTTGAAGGTTTCCAAGGCTACAACATATCATATTATTCGATCAGTGAGAATCACCAGCAAGACAATGTCAATCCTGCAGGAGATTATTTGGAATATTATGCGGGTACGAGCAAACcgaatactgaaattttcaatttactgcCAAATACCACTTACAAAATTTCGGTGGCTATTTTCACAGCTGAATTATTAGGGCCTCCGAGCGAATGGGTGTACGCACGTACACGAAACCTACCATAG
- the LOC135843539 gene encoding cytokine receptor-like, with amino-acid sequence MRLRSISNFWCLFMKLSLAIGLTSCISSSNQKYVAGKGIISPPCMLPDPEAEADIVLEIGTPLEIFCTLELKDINSWNQTSKDIRFHEGDRMVDNECVTLVNSTTARLLVENLSVTVKKKIFYCMLSWSGSSGGNLTSNASDSSSKTSLTNEPETRMEQLICSNSVLIGSKPKKVVNFKCLGYNWEALDCWWHEPSNGIQTDYSIHYSIPKEAGKNEMFGCPTDQSEPGHCRWTKNTSPPYRENFEFVNFYINGDNQFGNITQMSRWHHYAHVVLAQPSNLTSLNATPHSVYLQWHIGSWNVSSIDLLYRVKYKQPSSKHWNVIYFHSKDVEKQDGYVKVNITGIKYPNMEYKFFVYVKLSLSMKNPWSKAASLLVKTSPCAPYRSPKTDTGGFEIYGERSNFRNMILYWKQIPAEEYNGDNFEYQITVFENDIKVDIKPISMNNFSAKFSDLSFNAYTFYIKSVNEIGSAPRSSIVHVPSKHDILPVPFMNDIIRFGDNLKEITVLSDIRDVEFHHYQITVTNFTLFWCKSHHGDPSPCTNFFTWIHLPVDILWGNYAFKHNLTTEQDIGYQFAVSTNSRNSSSGMEWILCTGIYNQVNKIQNIWIGTVGSDFVDIRWQLECANHVKGFQGYNISYYPITENHPQDTVKSTAQYLEYYYEGTSVLNVEIKDLLSNTPYKFSVAIFTGELLGPWSEWVYARTLNLP; translated from the coding sequence ATGAGACTCCGGTcaattagcaatttttggtgTCTTTTCATGAAACTCAGCCTGGCTATTGGATTGACGAGCTGTATTTCGAGCTCGAATCAGAAATATGTCGCAGGTAAAGGAATCATCTCACCTCCATGCATGCTTCCAGATCCAGAGGCAGAAGCAGATATAGTTTTAGAGATCGGAACACCTCTAGAGATCTTTTGTACATTAGAATTGAAGGATATCAATTCCTGGAATCAAACCTCTAAAGACATAAGATTTCATGAAGGAGATCGTATGGTGGACAACGAGTGCGTAACATTAGTAAATTCGACAACAGCCAGATTACTCGTGGAAAATTTATCTGTTACTGTCAAAAAGAAGATTTTCTATTGCATGCTCAGCTGGAGCGGCAGCAGTGGTGGTAATCTAACATCTAACGCATCCGACAGCAGCTCAAAAACATCATTGACCAATGAGCCTGAAACTCGAATGGAACAGCTGATCTGTTCAAATTCTGTACTAATCGGTAGCAAACCAAAAAAAGTAGTCAACTTTAAATGTCTCGGTTACAATTGGGAAGCGTTGGATTGCTGGTGGCACGAGCCTAGTAACGGAATCCAGACAGATTATTCGATACATTATTCCATTCCCAAAGAAGCtggtaaaaatgaaatgttcGGTTGTCCAACTGATCAGAGTGAACCTGGTCACTGTCGGTGGACTAAGAATACGTCTCCTCCTTAtagagaaaatttcgaattcgtGAACTTTTACATTAATGGCGATAACCAATTTGGAAACATTACCCAAATGTCCAGATGGCATCATTACGCTCACGTTGTTCTCGCGCAACCGAGTAATTTGACATCTTTGAATGCAACACCTCACAGTGTTTATCTGCAATGGCACATTGGTTCTTGGAACGTGTCCAGTATAGATTTACTTTATCGAGTCAAATATAAGCAGCCTTCTTCAAAGCATTGGAATGTAATCTACTTTCACTCAAAAGATGTAGAGAAACAAGATGGTTACGTAAAAGTCAACATAACCGGCATAAAGTACCCGAATATGGAGTATAAGTTCTTTGTATACGTGAAATTATCCTTATCCATGAAAAATCCTTGGTCTAAAGCAGCTTCTTTGCTGGTGAAAACTAGCCCATGCGCACCCTACCGGTCACCTAAAACTGACACAGGtggatttgaaatttatggTGAACGATCAAATTTCAGAAACATGATTCTTTATTGGAAGCAAATCCCCGCAGAAGAATATAATGGTGATAATTTCGAGTACCAAATAACTGTGTTTGAAAACGATATCAAAGTCGATATTAAGCCTATttcgatgaataatttttcggcCAAATTCTCTGATCTCTCGTTCAACGCTTATACATTTTATATTAAATCAGTAAACGAGATTGGCTCAGCTCCTCGATCTTCCATCGTACATGTACCCTCAAAACATGATATCTTGCCTGTACCCTTCATGAATGATATAATACGTTTTGGAgacaatttaaaggaaattacAGTGTTATCAGATATACGAGACGTAGAATTCCATCATTACCAAATCACAGTCACCAATTTTACATTATTCTGGTGCAAAAGTCATCACGGTGATCCAAGTCCCTGTACTAACTTCTTCACATGGATCCATCTACCAGTTGATATATTGTGGGGCAATTACGCTTTTAAGCATAACTTGACCACCGAGCAGGACATTGGTTATCAATTCGCTGTCAGTACAAATTCACGCAACTCTAGCAGTGGCATGGAATGGATTCTATGCACTGGTATTTACAACcaggtaaataaaattcaaaatatttggaTTGGAACGGTTGGCTCGGATTTTGTAGACATACGATGGCAGTTGGAATGCGCCAATCATGTGAAAGGTTTTCAAGGCTACAACATATCATATTATCCTATCACTGAGAATCACCCGCAAGATACTGTCAAATCTACAGCACAATATTTAGAATATTATTATGAGGGTACAAGCGTTCttaatgttgaaattaaagATTTACTGTCAAATACCCCTTACAAATTTTCTGTGGCTATTTTCACTGGTGAATTATTAGGACCGTGGAGTGAGTGGGTGTACGCACGTACACTGAACCTACCATAG